The proteins below are encoded in one region of Solenopsis invicta isolate M01_SB chromosome 8, UNIL_Sinv_3.0, whole genome shotgun sequence:
- the LOC105204142 gene encoding uncharacterized protein LOC105204142 gives MYFTKKTTNPKAFTDLQQKKTTIEHQTLSLSSLWKKKFHRQQCALKRSKIRLETLKKLVLSQQAKINKLKEEDVIQKCEVLDMPEIQKTCIKEIMAAARLTNSKGRRYTNDWIMLCILMHIRSPINIKCGFDKHFCEIFKKFIEKKTSLQKHGLLLIDEISLRESISVNSSNLTYKGLVDFGEDGKKAKCLDEKATSGLVLMFQPLADKYTQSIAVFASRGPVKGVELAKLVIQAIIFLENAGVLVHGIISDGAETNRKMWSELGVCGKMDNLKNWFIHPVNDERKVFAFSDTPHLIKCIRNRLCSKDKRLRLDPNKSFVQWKHFEALYDIDKSVSTTQLRVCPKLTLNHLELSNTSKMKVRLATQIFSNSIVYGLKFYKARGVPELQDCEATIDFCQRLNDLFDALNRKIPNEGVTSSGNDFKILQSSLEWLNCWENYFRNGKIKGSEFLMSNTAEGLRVTIQSTIDICETLTTTYNFKYILTGRINQDSLEKFFGIIRQAAGANDHPSTPTFLQLYKLLSIYSTLKPPASGNCTITKTYPKTLTLSELKDIYDKPTKISMTNLKAKLDELIEENEWEFDDVV, from the exons atgtattttacgaaaaaaacaaCGAATCCGAAAGCGTTCACagatttgcaacaaaaaaaaacaacgatCGAACATCaaacattatcattatcatctctatggaaaaaaaagtttcatcgCCAACAGTGTGCCTTAAAACGTTCAAAAATACGACTTGagactttgaaaaaattagttcTCTCTCAACAGgcaaaaataaataagcttAAAGAGGAAGATGTAATCCAAAAATGTGAGGTATTAGATATGCCAGAAATACAAAAAACGTGCATAAAGGAAATTATGGCTGCAGCTCGACTAACAAATTCGAAAGGGCGTCGATACACAAACGATTGGATTATGCTCTGCATTCTTATGCATATTCGGTCACCGA taaatataaaatgtggaTTTGATAAACACTTTTGtgagatttttaagaaattcattgaaaaaaaaacgtcactACAGAAACACGGACTTTTATTAATCGACGAAATCTCATTGCGGGAATCTATTTCCGTAAACTCATCAAACTTAACATATAAAGGACTTGTCGATTTTGGTGAAGATGGCAAGAAAGCTAAATGTTTAGACGAAAAAGCAACAAGCGGTTTAGTCTTAATGTTTCAACCGCTTGCCGATAAGTACACGCAGTCAATCGCAGTATTTGCTTCTCGTGGTCCTGTCAAAGGAGTAGAACTAGCTAAATTGGTTATTCAAGCGATCATTTTCCTCGAAAATGCTGGTGTCTTAGTTCATGGAATTATATCTGATGGTGCGGAAACTAATAGAAAAATGTGGAGCGAGTTAGGAGTGTGTGGAAAAatggataatttaaaaaactggtTCATACATCCTGTCAATGATGAACGAAAAGTTTTCGCTTTCTCTGACACACcacatttaataaaatgcattagaAATAGATTGTGCTCGAAAGATAAGCGCTTGAgg ctgGACCCTAACAAATCCTTCGTACAATGGAAGCATTTTGAGGCTCTGTATGATATAGACAAATCAGTTTCAACAACGCAACTGCGCGTGTGCCCAAAACTTACTCTCAACCATTTGGAGTTATCTAATACGTCTAAGATGAAAGTGAGATTGGCAACTCAG atatttagtAACTCAATTGTATATGGCTTGAAATTCTACAAAGCACGTGGTGTCCCTGAATTACAGGATTGCGAAGCCACAATTGATTTTTGCCAACGGCTTAATGATTTGTTTGATGCACTCAATCGCAAAATCCCGAATGAAGGAGTCACATCCTCTGGAAATGATTTTAAA ATTCTGCAATCATCTCTCGAATGGCTCAACTGTTGGGAAAATTACTTCcgaaatggaaaaataaaaggatCGGAATTCTTAATGAGCAACACAGCGGAGGGTCTACGTGTCACAATTCAATCTACTATCGATATTTGTGAAACATTAACTACaacgtataattttaaatatatattaactggACGAATTAACCAGGATTCATTAGAG AAATTTTTCGGAATAATCCGCCAAGCTGCAGGAGCCAACGATCATCCTTCGACCCCAACATTCCtccaattatataaattgttatcaaTATATAGCACTTTGAAACCACCTGCGAGCGGAAATTGCACCATCACAAAAACATATCCGAAAACTCTCACCCTATCTGAGTTAAAAGACATTTACGACAAACCAACTAAAATCTCTATGACAAATTTGAAAGCAAAATTGGATGAGTTAATTGAAGAAAATGAGTGGGAATTTGATGATGTCGTCTAA